A region of the Streptomyces sp. NBC_00442 genome:
CGAGCCGCCGCGGCGGATGTCGCGGAACCGTGGGATCAGCCGCTGGGCCACGTCCGCCTGGTGGGCGCGGACGGAGTGGACGTAGGCGAAGCCCGTGCCGATGAGGGACTGCGCGAGCGGAGCCGGGGGGCGGCAGCGCAGCCGGTGCTCGCCCTCGAAGGCGCCGCCGCCGAGGACGGCGTGATAGGTCTCGCCGCGCATCGGGGCGGCGACCACGCCCGCGACCCGCTCGCCGTCCAACTCGGCGGCGATGGAGACGGCCCACGTGGGCAGCCCGTACAGATAGTTGACGGTTCCGTCGAGCGGGTCGATGACCCAGCGCACCCCGCTGGTGCCCTCGCTGGAGGAGCCCTCCTCGCCGAGGAACCCGTCATCGGGGCGGCGCTCGGCGAGATAGCCGGTGATCAGCTTCTCGGCGGCGATGTCCATCTCGGTCACCACGTCGACGGGGCTGGACTTGGTGGTGGCGACGGCGAGGTCGGCGGGCCGGCCGTCGCGCAGCAGCGCGCCGGCCCGCCGGGCGGCCTCCATGGCCAGGTCCAGCAGGTCGCGGTGGAGGGGGTCGGTCATCGGTGCTCCTTACGCGTACGGGCTGTCGGCGCCGGCCGCCGCGGACTTGGCGGCGCCGCGGGCGGCGGGGCAGCAGCCGACGGGGCAGAGGTCGTGCGAAGGGCCCAGGGCGCCGAGCGCGCACCGCTGCGGCCCCGCCCCGCGCTCGGTGGCGGCCCGCTCGACGACGAGCTCGCGCACGGCCGCGGCGAAGCGGGGATCGGCCCCGACGGTGGCGGAACGGGCCACGGGGAGCCCGAGCTCGGCGGCCTTGGCGGTGGCCTCCGTGTCGAGGTCGTACAGGACCTCCATGTGGTCGGAGACGAAGCCGATGGGGACCATGACGACGGCCGGCGCGCCCTCGCCGTGCACGGCCTCCAGGTGGTCGCAGATGTCGGGTTCGAGCCAGGGGGTGTGCGGGGCGCCGGAGCGGGACTGGTAGACCAGCCGCCAGGGCCGCTCGACACCGGTCTCGGCGCGCACCGCGTCGGCGATCGTCCGCGCCACGTCGAGGTGCTCGCGCACATAGGCGCCGCCGTCGCCGTGCTCCTCGACGGGGCCGGAGGTGTCGGCGGCCGCCTCGGGGATCGAGTGGGTGGTGAAGGCGAGGTGGGCGCCCGCGCGCACGTCCTCGGGCAGCCCGGCGAGCGCGGCGAGGACGCCGTCGGTCATGGGCCGCACGAAGCCGGGGTGGTTGAAGTAGTGCCGCAGCTTGTCGACCCGCGGCACGGCGAGCCCCTCGGCCTCCAGCGTGGCCAGTGCCTCGGCGAGGTTCTCGCGGTACTGGCGGCAGCCCGAGTACGAGGCGTAGGCGCTGGTGGCGAGGACCGCGATGCGACGGTGGCCGTCGGCGGCCATCTCGCGCAGGGTGTCGGTGAGGTAGGGCGCCCAGTTCCGGTTGCCCCAGTACACCGGCAGGTCCAGGCTGTTCTGCGCGAAGTCCTTGCGCAGGGCGTCGAGCAGCGCGCGGTTCTGCTCGTTGATGGGGCTCACTCCACCGAAGAGGAAGTAGTGCTGCCCCACCTCCTTGAGCCGCTCCCTCGGGATGCCGCGGCCGCGCGTCACGTTCTCCAGGAACGGGACCACGTCGTCGGGGCCTTCGGGGCCGCCGAAGGAGAGCAGCAGCAGGGCGTCGTACGGGGCGGCGGCCGAGGCCGCTCCGCGAGCTTCATCGTGCAGTTCGGACATGACTCGATCCTGCCATCCGCCACTGACGGACGGCCCACCGAGCCCGGTGGACGGAGCCGGAAAAGGCGGTGCGCAGGTCCACTTCAGCGTCGTAAGCTTTAGGAATTAATTACACGCGTCACGCCGGATCCGGAGCCCCCGTTGCCCAGTCCCTATCGCGCGATCTTCGCCGCCCCCGGCACCAAGGGGTTCTCCGCCGCCGGTCTGCTCGGCCGGATGCCGCTGTCGATGATGGGCATCGGCGTGGTGACGATGATCTCCCAGCTCACCGGGCGGTACGGCCTGGCCGGCGCGCTCTCGGCGACGCTCGCCATGTCGGCCGCCGTCATCGGCCCCCAGATATCCCGGCTCGTGGACCGGCACGGCCAGCGCAGGGTGCTGCGCCCGGCCACCCTGGTCTCGGTGGCCGCCGTGACCGGTCTGCTCGTCTGCGCCCAGCGCGGCGCCCCCGACTGGACCCTGTTCGTCTTCGCCGCGGGCGCCGGCTGCGTGCCGAGCGTCGGCTCCATGGTCCGGGCCCGCTGGGCCGAGATCTACCGCGGCGACGCCCAGAACCTGCACACGGCCTACTCGTGGGAATCGATCGTCGACGAGCTGTGCTTCATCCTCGGGCCCATCCTGTCCATCGGGCTCTCCACCGCCTGGTTCGCCGAAGCCGGCCCGCTGATCGCCGCCTGCTTCCTGGTGGCCGGGGTGCTCTGGCTGACCGCCCAGCGCGGCACCGAGCCCGTACCGCACCCGCACGAGCACCACAGCGGCCGCTCCGCGCTGAGTTCGCGCGGGCTCCAGGTCCTGGTCGCCACCTTCGTCGCCACCGGCGCGATCTTCGGCTCGGTCGACGTGGTCACGGTGGCCTTCGCCGACGAGCGGGGCCACAAGGCGCTGGCCAGTCTGGTCCTCGCCGTGTACGCCCTCGGCTCGTGCCTGGCCGGAGCCGTGTTCGGGCTGCTGCGCCTGCGGGGCTCCGCCTCGACCAGGTGGCTGGTGGGCGTGTGTGCGATGGCGGTGAGTATGATCCCGCTCCAACTGGCCGGGAACCTGCCGTTCCTTGCCGTGACGCTCTTTGTCGCGGGTCTGTTCATCGCGCCGACGATGGTGACGACGATGGCCCTCGTCGAACAGCACGTACCGCGCAGCAGGCTCACCGAGGGCATGACCTGGACCAGCACCGGGCTCGCGGTCGGTGTGGCGCTCGGCTCCTCCGCCGCCGGTTGGGTGGTGGACGCGGCGGGCGCACAGGCGGGGTACCTGGTGTCCGGCGTGTCGGGAACGCTCGCGGCGGTGGTGGCGTTCCTGGGGTACCGCCGGCTTCGCAGGCCGGTGCCGCATCGGGAGGGGCTCGGAGCAGATGAGCGGAGCGAACGGCAGCAGCACCTGGCGTAACTGGGCGGGCAATGTCACCGCCCGGCCGGCGAGGGAGGCCACCCCGGCCTCCGTGGCCGAACTGGCCGCGGAGGTACGCAGGGCCGCCGAGGACGGCCTGACGGTGAAGGCGGTCGGCACCGGCCACTCCTTCACGTCGGCCGCCGCGACCGACGGCGTGCTCATACGCCCCGGCCTGCTGACCGGCATCCGCGAGATCGACCGCGCCGCGATGACCGTCACCGTGGAGGCCGGCACACCGCTGAAGCGGCTCAACGCGGCGCTGGCGCGGGAGGGTCTCTCGCTCACCAACATGGGCGACATCATGGAGCAGACGGTCGCCGGAGCGACGAGCACCGGCACCCACGGCACCGGCCGCGAATCGGCGTCGATCGCCGCCCAGATCACGGCACTTGAACTGGTGACCGCCGACGGCTCGCTCCTGACCTGTTCCGCGAAGGAGAACCCCGAGGTCTTCGCCGCGGCCCGGATCGGGCTCGGCGCGCTCGGCATCGTCACCGCGATCACCTTCGCCGTGGAGCCGGTGTTCTGGCTCACGGCCCGCGAGGAGCCGATGGCCTTCGACCGGGTCACCGCCGACTTCGACGAGCTGTACGCGGAGAACGAGCACTTCGAGTTCTACTGGTTCCCGCACACCGGCAATTGCAACACCAAGCGCAACAACCGCAGCGCGGGTCCCGCGGCCCCGCCGGGGAGGGTGCGGGCCTGGATCGACGACGAGTTCATGTCCAACGGGCTCTTCCAGGCGGTGTGTTCGCTCGGCCGGGTCGCGCCCGCGACCATCCCGGCCATCGCCAAGGTCTCCAGCAGGGCGCTCTCCGCCCGCTCCTACACCGACATCCCCTACAAGGTGTTCACCAGCCCGCGCCGGGTGCGGTTCGTGGAGATGGAGTACGCCCTGCCGCGCGAGGCCGCCGTCGGGGCGCTGCGCGAGGTGAAGGCACTGGTGGACCGCTCGCCGCTGCGCGTGAGCTTCCCCGTGGAGGTCCGTACCGCGCCCGCCGACGACATCGCGCTCTCCACCGCCTCGGGCCGGGAGAGCGCGTACATAGCCGTGCACATGTTCAAGGGCACGCCGTACCAGGCCTACTTCACGGCGGTCGAGCGGATCATGACGGAGCACGCGGGCCGACCGCACTGGGGCAAGCTGCACACGCGGGACGCGGCGTACTTCGCGGAGGCCTACCCCCGCTTCGGCGAGTTCACCGCGCTGCGCGACCGGCTCGACCCCGAGCGCCGCTTCGCCAACGCCTATCTGCGGCGCGTGCTGGGCGACTGACCGGGGCCGTCCGGAGACCGCGCTCGCTACGGGGCCGAGCTCGCGCCGGACTTCGGGTCCGGCGTGACCGGGTCGGCGGATCCGCTGCCCGAGCCGGAGCCCTGCGAGCCGGACGGGGTGGGGGTCGGGGTCGGCGTCGTGCCGCCCTTGCCCGAACCGGACCCGGAGTCCGCACCCGAGTCCGAACCGGAGCCCGATCCATGGGAAGTGGACGGGGACGGCGACGGCGAGGGGTCGCCCGAGCCGGAGCCGCCCCCGGTCCTCCCCGGCTCGTCGGTGCCGCCCGGCTGCGACGAGCCGCCGGTTCCGGGGGACGGCCGATCGCGCTCACCCGGGTCCGAAGGGGCCGGCGGGGCCTGCTTCTTGGCGCCGCCGGTGAACACGGACTGCAACGTGGTCCCGTTGCCGTTTCCGCCGACCTCGCCGCCGGAGAGGAGTTCGTACGCCGTGATGCCGCCCATCGACACCCCGAAGACGACGGCCGCGGCCAGCACCGGGCGCTTCCATCCGCGCATCCGGGTGCCGTGGACGCTCGCCTCGTTGAACTCCTTGGCGGGTGCCGCGCCCGGCGGCAGCCCGGCCCCGTCGACCGACTTGAGCAGCTGGGTGCGGTCGGCGGCCGCCCGGGGAAGCATCCGCGTGCGGTCCGCGTCGACCTGGCCGAGGAGCTGCGTGCGGTCGGCGTCGAGCCGTCCGAGGAGCTGCGTGCGCTCGGCGTCCGCCAGTGGCAGGGCCGTCGTCGCGTCGTGGGCGTTCGCGCCGCGGGCGTTCGCGTCCCGGGTGTTGTCGTCCTGAGCGTTGTCACCCTGAGCGTTGTTGCCCTGGGATCCCTTGTAGGGGGAGAGCACCGGTACCTGGCGCGAGCCGACCTTCGCCTGGACGGTCACCTCGCGCAGCTGCTCACCGGTCCTTCTGAAGAAATGCTGGAAGACAGTGCCTCCGCAGGTGGCGACCACGCTCACGACACCCGCGCCGATGAACGTCCCGTACACCCCCAGGGTGGAGGCGAGCACCGCCGCGGCGACCGCCGCGAGCGCGCTGCCCGCGACTTGGGGCACGCTCAGGTCGATGCGCTTCCTGTCTTCGGTTCCGGTATCCGGCTTGTCACCCATCCCCAGCCTCTGTTCGCCCTTCTCGTCGGTCTTGCACCTAGAAAGGACATTTGAGCGAAAGGAATAGTTCCGATTCCGGAGATTGTGTGAAGCAGGACACGTGGGAGCCGTGCGCGGGCGCGCCACAGGGGCTTCAACTCCCGTACCCCGGGACAACTTCGGCGGCGTGCCGGTCCACCCAGGTGGCCCGAATGGAGTACTGTGGCGAGCCCTGGGCCCCGGGTCCCACACGGGTACCCGGGACTGCGGGAGGGGGCCGAACGCGGCACTCGAACCGGCGGCGCCGCGGCACCGCACGGGCGCCTGCTGCACAGAGTGACCACCTCGGTCACTCTGCGTTGCGAAGAGGTAACCGTGCCATAACGGCGTTCCAGGGCCCATGCCCGACACGCCGGGCAACTCGGCAATGTTGTGGCAGGCTGCACCCGGGCAGGCCACACTCGACTAGCGGAAGCAGCGACGCACGTGACGTCGGCAGGCACCACCCGGGAGGTCCCCATGCCCGAACTGCGTGTCGTGGCCGTCTCCAACGACGGCACACGACTGGTGCTCAAGGCTGCGGACAGCACGGAGTACACGCTTCCGATCGACGAGCGGCTCCGGGCCGCTGTGCGCAACGACCGAGCGCGCCTCGGACAGATCGAGATCGAGGTGGAGAGCCACCTCCGCCCGCGCGACATCCAGGCGCGCATACGAGCCGGTGCCTCCGCCGAGGAGGTCGCCCAGTTCGCCGGCATCCCCGTCGACCGCGTACGCCGCTTCGAGGGCCCCGTGCTCGCCGAGCGCGCCTTCATGGCGGAGCGGGCGCGGAAGACCCCCGTGCGGCGTCCGGGCGAGAACACCGGCCCCCAGCTCGGCGAGGCCGTCCAGGAGCGGCTGCTGCTGCGCGGCGCCGACAAGGAGAGCGTCCAGTGGGACTCCTGGCGCCGCGACGACGGCACCTGGGAAGTCCTGCTCGTGTACTTGGTCGCGGGCGAGCCGCACTCCGCGAGCTGGACCTACGACCCGCCGCGCCGGCTCGTGCAGGCCGTCGACGACGAGGCGCGTTCGCTGATCGGCGAGTCCGACGACACCCTCGCCACGGTGCCCGAGCCGAGCTTCCCGTTCGTGCCGCGGATCGCCCGGCTGCCCAGGGACCGGCCGCTCGACCGTGCCCTCGACCGCTCCCTGGAGCGGCCTCTGGACCGCGCCCTCGACCGGCAGTTGGAGCGCCCCGCGCCGCCCGAGCCGGTGACGGCCGAGGAGAGCGACTCGCTGACGAGCCTGCTCGAAGCGGTGCCGAGCTTCCGGGGCGACCTGGTCGTCCCCGAGCGGCCCTCGGCCGCGCCCGAGCCGGCCGAGCCCGAAGCGGACACCGAGCCGGAGATCGAGGAGCCGCCCGCGCCGGCGGCCTCGGCGGGCGCGGGCTCCGCGTACGCGGACGTCCTGATGCCGCGCACGGTCGCCGGCCACCGCGACCGGCTCACCGGCACGACGGACCGTCAGGCCGAGGCCGACGGCGTACGTCCGGGACGGCGGGCCGCCGTGCCGAGCTGGGACGAGATCGTGTTCGGCACGCGCAGGAAGAAGCAGGACTGAGCGTTGCGCGCGGGGCGGCGGCGGGTGACCGGCCCGCCTCCGGGTGCGGGCCGTGCTCGCTTCTCGCGCAGTTCACCGCGCCCCCGCCGGGGCGCGGTGACGTGGTGGTGGGCTACTGCGGGTCGGGGCCCGTCGCGACCGGGCGGGATTCGTCCGACGACCACTGGGACCACGAACCGGCGTACAGCGCCGCGGGAATCCCCGCCACGGCGAGGGCGAGCACCTCGTGCGCGCCGGAGACGCCGGAGCCGCAGTAGACGCCGACCTCGGTGTCGACTGCGCCAAGGGCCTTGAAGCGGGCGGCCAGTTCACCGGCGGGCAGGAAGCGGCCGTCGGGACCCACGTTCTCGGTGGTCGGCGCCGACAGGGCGCCCGGGATGTGCCCGCCCACCCGGTCGATGGGCTCGACGTCTCCGCGGTACCGCTCCGCCGCGCGGGCGTCGAGCAGCACTCCGGAACGGGCCAGCGCGGCCGCCCCGTCCGCGTCGAGGAGCACCACACCGCCCGGCTCGGGCCGGAAGTCGCCCTCGCCGGGCACGGGGACGTCGGTGGAGAGCGGGCCCGTCCACGCGGCGAGTCCGCCGTCGAGTACTCGTACGTCCTCGTGGCCGGCCCAGCGCAGCAGCCACCAGGCGCGGGCCGCGGCCCAGCCCTGACCGCCGTCGTAGACCACGACCGGCGTACGCGTCGACACACCCGCGCCGCGCATCACCCGGCCGAATTCGGCCATGTCCGGGAGCGGGTGCCGGCCGCCGGATCCGGGCGGCCCGGCCAGCTCCGCGTCGAGGTCGACGAAGACCGCTCCGGGCAGGTGCCCCGCCTCGTAGGCGGCCCGGCCGTCGAACGGCGCGGCGCCCGATGCCTTCGCCATGGTCAGCTGCCAGCGGATGTCGAGCAGGACCGGCGGCCGGTGGCCCGCCAGTTCGGTCGCGAGGTCGGCTTCGGTGATGAGGTGATTCATGGGGTCATCCTCGCGCAGAGTCCCCCGCGACGTAACGCCCAGGAAACGGGTGAGCGACCCCAAAGCGGGCAAGCTCCTGCGGGAACGCGCCAAAAGCGGCGCGGCCGGGGCGCTCCGCGGTGCTGGTGGTGGAACCATCGGCCCGGGTGCGGGGGTTTGTGCACCGCACCTGCGAGCAGCAGTTTCTCGACCGCCGAGGAGAGAGTGACGATGACCCAGTCGGAGACCCGGCGCATCCCTGGCACACCCTGCTGGGTGAGTCTCATGGTGCACGGTCTGGCCGCGACCCAGGAGTTCTACGGCGCACTGTTCGGCTGGGAGTTCAGCCCCGGCCCGCAGCAGCTCGGCCCCTACGTCCGCGCTCTGCTCGACGGCCAGGAGGTCGCCGGGATCGGCCAGTTGCCGCCCGACCGTCATCTGCCGATCGCGTGGACCACCTACTTGGCGACCGACGACGCGGACGCGACGGCCGAGACGATCCGGCACTGCGGCGGGACCGTCGGCGTCGGCCCGCTCGACGCCGGCGAGGCCGGCCGGATGGCGATCGCCTCGGACCCGGCGGGCGCCGTGTTCGGCATCTGGCAGGGCGGCGCGCACATCGGCGCCGCCGTCGCGGGCGCGCCCGGCACCCCCGCCTGGAACGAGCTCGTCACGCGCGAGACGTCGTCCGTCGCCAAGTTCTACCAGGCGCTGTTCCCCTACGACGTGGAGCCGGTCATCTCGGCCGACTTCGACCACGTGACCCTGCACCTGGAGGGCCGGCCGGTGGCCTCGCTCCAGGGCGTGGGCAACGCGCTGCCGCGCGACAAGGGTTCGCACTGGATGACGTACTTCGAGGTGGCCGATGTCGACGAGGCCGCCGCGCGGGCGTCCGACCTCGGGGGCCATGTGCTGCGGCAGCCGCGCGAGGAGGCCGGCGGGCGGGCCGCGACGGTCGCCGACCCGGAGGGGGCCGTGTTCACCGTCGTCCGGTCGCTCGGCTGAGCCGGCCGCTTCGCGGTCGGGCGGTGTCCATACCGTTTCTCCATGTAGAACGCGCATAGCCGCGTCCTTCACGCT
Encoded here:
- a CDS encoding inositol monophosphatase family protein; this translates as MTDPLHRDLLDLAMEAARRAGALLRDGRPADLAVATTKSSPVDVVTEMDIAAEKLITGYLAERRPDDGFLGEEGSSSEGTSGVRWVIDPLDGTVNYLYGLPTWAVSIAAELDGERVAGVVAAPMRGETYHAVLGGGAFEGEHRLRCRPPAPLAQSLIGTGFAYVHSVRAHQADVAQRLIPRFRDIRRGGSAAIDLCDVAAGRLDGYYERGLNPWDLAAGDLIAREAGALTGGRPGETPSRELTVAASPEVFGPLQALLEEHGAWHD
- a CDS encoding ferrochelatase, with product MSELHDEARGAASAAAPYDALLLLSFGGPEGPDDVVPFLENVTRGRGIPRERLKEVGQHYFLFGGVSPINEQNRALLDALRKDFAQNSLDLPVYWGNRNWAPYLTDTLREMAADGHRRIAVLATSAYASYSGCRQYRENLAEALATLEAEGLAVPRVDKLRHYFNHPGFVRPMTDGVLAALAGLPEDVRAGAHLAFTTHSIPEAAADTSGPVEEHGDGGAYVREHLDVARTIADAVRAETGVERPWRLVYQSRSGAPHTPWLEPDICDHLEAVHGEGAPAVVMVPIGFVSDHMEVLYDLDTEATAKAAELGLPVARSATVGADPRFAAAVRELVVERAATERGAGPQRCALGALGPSHDLCPVGCCPAARGAAKSAAAGADSPYA
- a CDS encoding MFS transporter, with translation MPSPYRAIFAAPGTKGFSAAGLLGRMPLSMMGIGVVTMISQLTGRYGLAGALSATLAMSAAVIGPQISRLVDRHGQRRVLRPATLVSVAAVTGLLVCAQRGAPDWTLFVFAAGAGCVPSVGSMVRARWAEIYRGDAQNLHTAYSWESIVDELCFILGPILSIGLSTAWFAEAGPLIAACFLVAGVLWLTAQRGTEPVPHPHEHHSGRSALSSRGLQVLVATFVATGAIFGSVDVVTVAFADERGHKALASLVLAVYALGSCLAGAVFGLLRLRGSASTRWLVGVCAMAVSMIPLQLAGNLPFLAVTLFVAGLFIAPTMVTTMALVEQHVPRSRLTEGMTWTSTGLAVGVALGSSAAGWVVDAAGAQAGYLVSGVSGTLAAVVAFLGYRRLRRPVPHREGLGADERSERQQHLA
- a CDS encoding D-arabinono-1,4-lactone oxidase, with product MSGANGSSTWRNWAGNVTARPAREATPASVAELAAEVRRAAEDGLTVKAVGTGHSFTSAAATDGVLIRPGLLTGIREIDRAAMTVTVEAGTPLKRLNAALAREGLSLTNMGDIMEQTVAGATSTGTHGTGRESASIAAQITALELVTADGSLLTCSAKENPEVFAAARIGLGALGIVTAITFAVEPVFWLTAREEPMAFDRVTADFDELYAENEHFEFYWFPHTGNCNTKRNNRSAGPAAPPGRVRAWIDDEFMSNGLFQAVCSLGRVAPATIPAIAKVSSRALSARSYTDIPYKVFTSPRRVRFVEMEYALPREAAVGALREVKALVDRSPLRVSFPVEVRTAPADDIALSTASGRESAYIAVHMFKGTPYQAYFTAVERIMTEHAGRPHWGKLHTRDAAYFAEAYPRFGEFTALRDRLDPERRFANAYLRRVLGD
- the sepH gene encoding septation protein SepH, whose product is MPELRVVAVSNDGTRLVLKAADSTEYTLPIDERLRAAVRNDRARLGQIEIEVESHLRPRDIQARIRAGASAEEVAQFAGIPVDRVRRFEGPVLAERAFMAERARKTPVRRPGENTGPQLGEAVQERLLLRGADKESVQWDSWRRDDGTWEVLLVYLVAGEPHSASWTYDPPRRLVQAVDDEARSLIGESDDTLATVPEPSFPFVPRIARLPRDRPLDRALDRSLERPLDRALDRQLERPAPPEPVTAEESDSLTSLLEAVPSFRGDLVVPERPSAAPEPAEPEADTEPEIEEPPAPAASAGAGSAYADVLMPRTVAGHRDRLTGTTDRQAEADGVRPGRRAAVPSWDEIVFGTRRKKQD
- a CDS encoding sulfurtransferase, which produces MNHLITEADLATELAGHRPPVLLDIRWQLTMAKASGAAPFDGRAAYEAGHLPGAVFVDLDAELAGPPGSGGRHPLPDMAEFGRVMRGAGVSTRTPVVVYDGGQGWAAARAWWLLRWAGHEDVRVLDGGLAAWTGPLSTDVPVPGEGDFRPEPGGVVLLDADGAAALARSGVLLDARAAERYRGDVEPIDRVGGHIPGALSAPTTENVGPDGRFLPAGELAARFKALGAVDTEVGVYCGSGVSGAHEVLALAVAGIPAALYAGSWSQWSSDESRPVATGPDPQ
- a CDS encoding VOC family protein, encoding MTQSETRRIPGTPCWVSLMVHGLAATQEFYGALFGWEFSPGPQQLGPYVRALLDGQEVAGIGQLPPDRHLPIAWTTYLATDDADATAETIRHCGGTVGVGPLDAGEAGRMAIASDPAGAVFGIWQGGAHIGAAVAGAPGTPAWNELVTRETSSVAKFYQALFPYDVEPVISADFDHVTLHLEGRPVASLQGVGNALPRDKGSHWMTYFEVADVDEAAARASDLGGHVLRQPREEAGGRAATVADPEGAVFTVVRSLG